The Anoxybacillus flavithermus genome has a segment encoding these proteins:
- a CDS encoding IS701 family transposase: protein MNRLAHHQGIDKFFTMLGLALYFSKPVMKHLVHIVDAMVTKGFSGTLTDLHHGSFHPNHRTTLSHFFTKSPWDEETLLHKLQQWILRRVERSSKQENSPLFVSIDDTICQKTKPSSRATHAIQGCDWHYSHAEKKSIWGHSLVWLMVHTMTQAFPFAFRLYDKTAGKSKGELAMEMLSSLDVSRPVYVLMDSWYPSQTLVEACLKKGFHVIAMLKTNRILYPKGIAIQAKQFAHYIEPKDTHLVTVGKEQYRVYRYEGALNGLKDAVVILAWKADQPMTSEHLHCVLSTDRKLSDEDILRYYAERWSIECFFRQAKDQLKLDGYRVRGRRAVKRYWILVQLAYVYSMFESNSDFSDGLDLLRKRKGHSLVEFIYCAAKQNIPIDTVKKQLHVA from the coding sequence ATGAATAGATTAGCACATCATCAAGGAATCGACAAGTTTTTCACGATGTTAGGGTTGGCACTTTATTTCTCGAAACCTGTGATGAAGCATCTCGTTCATATCGTGGATGCGATGGTGACGAAAGGTTTTTCCGGGACGTTGACCGATCTTCATCATGGTAGTTTTCACCCGAATCATCGCACGACACTGAGCCATTTTTTCACGAAAAGTCCGTGGGATGAAGAAACATTGCTTCACAAACTCCAGCAGTGGATTCTTCGTCGTGTCGAACGCAGCTCGAAACAAGAGAATTCTCCCCTTTTTGTTTCAATCGATGATACAATTTGCCAAAAAACGAAGCCTTCGTCACGGGCAACACACGCCATTCAAGGGTGTGATTGGCACTATTCTCATGCCGAGAAAAAGTCAATCTGGGGGCATTCTCTCGTTTGGCTCATGGTTCATACGATGACCCAAGCGTTCCCTTTTGCCTTTCGCCTCTATGACAAGACGGCAGGGAAAAGCAAAGGGGAACTTGCGATGGAGATGCTTTCTTCTTTGGATGTGAGTCGCCCCGTTTATGTGCTCATGGATTCGTGGTATCCATCGCAAACGCTCGTGGAAGCTTGTCTGAAAAAAGGATTCCACGTGATTGCGATGCTCAAGACGAACCGAATTCTCTACCCGAAAGGTATCGCCATCCAAGCGAAGCAGTTTGCCCACTACATCGAACCGAAAGACACTCACCTCGTCACGGTGGGAAAAGAGCAGTATCGGGTGTATCGCTACGAAGGTGCTCTGAACGGTCTCAAGGATGCAGTGGTGATCCTCGCTTGGAAAGCGGATCAACCGATGACATCGGAACATCTTCATTGCGTCTTGAGCACGGATCGCAAGTTGAGCGATGAAGACATCTTGCGCTACTATGCTGAGCGTTGGTCGATCGAATGTTTTTTCCGTCAAGCGAAAGACCAGCTGAAACTCGATGGATACCGCGTTCGCGGGCGTCGGGCAGTGAAACGGTATTGGATCTTGGTGCAACTTGCGTATGTGTACAGCATGTTCGAGTCGAACAGTGATTTTTCGGATGGGCTCGATCTCCTGCGCAAGAGAAAAGGACATAGCCTCGTGGAGTTCATTTACTGTGCAGCAAAACAAAATATTCCCATCGATACCGTAAAAAAA
- a CDS encoding transposase: protein MSQLTNVQEILRALHLTETASHLPILLKKAETEERTYVGFLHDVLRYEQQRREEKLRERCLKWASFPYYKTLDEFQLEEQPSLTKRQLQQLCELVWLDQLFNLILLGPPGVGKTHLAIGIGMEAIYQGYKVTFITMGELVHALKTEVIVCKETQHK, encoded by the coding sequence ATGAGCCAGTTGACGAACGTACAGGAGATTTTACGAGCATTGCATTTAACAGAGACAGCGTCACATTTACCGATACTATTAAAGAAAGCTGAAACAGAGGAACGGACATATGTAGGTTTTTTGCATGATGTGTTACGTTATGAGCAACAACGAAGAGAGGAAAAATTACGGGAAAGATGTTTAAAATGGGCGTCTTTCCCATACTACAAAACATTAGATGAATTTCAACTGGAGGAGCAACCATCATTAACAAAAAGACAACTCCAGCAATTATGTGAACTGGTATGGCTGGATCAGCTGTTTAATTTGATTTTATTAGGACCACCAGGTGTGGGTAAGACACATTTGGCGATAGGAATTGGGATGGAAGCAATCTATCAAGGATATAAGGTTACATTCATCACGATGGGAGAATTAGTTCATGCGCTGAAAACAGAAGTAATAGTATGTAAAGAAACCCAGCACAAATAG
- a CDS encoding group II intron reverse transcriptase/maturase, whose protein sequence is MVLNQILSRENMLLALKRVEQNKGSHGVDMMPVQNLRTHIVENWQSIKEAIIKGTYEPMPVRRVEIPKPDGGVRLLGIPTVTDRLIQQAIAQVLSKIYDPMFSEHSYGFRPNRSAHDAVRKAQGYIKEGYRWVVDIDLEKFFDQVNHDRLMSTLAKRIHDKPLLKLIRKYLQSGVMIHGVVSSTEKGTPQGGPLSPLLSNIVLDELDKELEKRGHQFVRYADDCNIYVKSKRAGERTMASVQRFIERKLRLKVNEKKSAVDRPWKRKFLGFSFIDAEEPKIRVAEESLKRMKKKVREITSRKMPYSMEYRIQKLNQYLFGWCGYFALADTKSIFRKMDGWIRRRLRMCLWKSWKTPKTRIRNLIKLGVPSWKAYEWGNSRKGYWRISNSPILHRTLGNSYWNDQGLKSLQERYEFLRH, encoded by the coding sequence ATGGTTTTGAATCAAATCCTGTCACGAGAGAACATGCTTCTCGCATTGAAACGAGTAGAACAAAATAAGGGCAGCCATGGAGTAGATATGATGCCCGTACAAAACCTGCGAACGCACATCGTCGAAAACTGGCAGTCCATCAAAGAAGCGATTATCAAAGGTACCTATGAACCGATGCCTGTCCGAAGAGTCGAAATCCCGAAGCCTGATGGCGGTGTTCGGTTACTAGGTATCCCAACCGTGACAGACCGTTTGATTCAACAGGCGATTGCCCAAGTATTGTCGAAGATATATGACCCGATGTTTTCCGAACATAGCTATGGCTTTCGCCCAAATCGAAGTGCCCATGATGCAGTGAGGAAAGCACAAGGATATATCAAAGAAGGATACCGATGGGTTGTAGACATCGATTTGGAAAAGTTCTTTGATCAGGTCAACCACGACAGACTTATGAGCACATTGGCGAAAAGAATCCACGATAAACCGTTATTAAAATTAATCCGCAAGTACTTGCAGTCGGGTGTCATGATTCATGGAGTGGTTTCAAGTACAGAGAAAGGAACGCCACAAGGTGGCCCATTAAGTCCGCTCCTTTCCAACATCGTCCTTGATGAGCTGGATAAAGAATTAGAGAAAAGAGGACATCAATTCGTTCGTTACGCAGACGACTGTAACATTTACGTAAAATCAAAAAGGGCAGGAGAACGAACAATGGCAAGCGTTCAACGATTCATCGAACGTAAACTTCGCCTAAAAGTGAATGAGAAAAAGTCGGCAGTAGACCGTCCTTGGAAACGAAAGTTTCTTGGATTCAGTTTTATCGATGCCGAAGAGCCCAAGATTCGAGTGGCAGAAGAAAGTCTCAAACGAATGAAGAAGAAAGTACGAGAAATCACCTCGAGAAAGATGCCATATTCCATGGAATACCGAATTCAGAAACTGAATCAGTATTTATTCGGATGGTGTGGGTACTTTGCGCTGGCGGATACGAAATCAATCTTTCGGAAAATGGACGGGTGGATTCGTCGAAGACTTCGTATGTGCTTATGGAAAAGTTGGAAAACACCAAAAACGAGGATACGAAACTTGATCAAATTGGGAGTTCCTTCGTGGAAAGCGTATGAATGGGGAAATAGTCGGAAAGGATATTGGCGTATTTCAAATAGCCCCATCTTACACAGAACCCTTGGAAACTCCTACTGGAATGACCAAGGGCTCAAAAGTCTACAAGAACGTTATGAATTCTTGCGTCATTGA